A window of Hymenobacter siberiensis genomic DNA:
GGCTTCCAGCTGCGCGTTGGCTTGCTGCTGGCGGCGATTGCCGCGCCACAACACGAAGCCCAGGCCGGCCAGCAGGGCCAGCACGGCCAGCGCGGCGCCCAGCAGCAGGCGCTGGCGCCGCGCCCGGGCCGCGTCCTGCACCTGGGCCAGGCGCAGGCCCGCGATGCGCGCCTGCTGGGTTTGTTGAGCCTGGTCGGTTTCGTAGCGCGTTACATTCAGGGCACCTTCGGCCGCCCGCAGGGTGTCGGCCAGGCCCAGGGCCGCCAGCGCGTAAGTGGCCGCCACGGCCGGCCGGCGGTGCTGCTGGTAGAAGCGGGCCAGCTCGTGCAGATAGGCCAGGCGCTCCGAGGCGAAACCGACCCGCCGGACCGTGCGGGAAGCAGCCAGCCAATAGCTTTCGGCGCGGGCGCTGTCGCCCAGGGCCTCGTAATACCGCGCCCAGGTCGCCTCCAGCTCCAAAGTGCCGTTGCCGCTGCTGAAAGGCAACTGGAGCGAGTCGGCCAGGTGCTGGGCCGTGCGCAGCAGCGGTCCGGCTTCGCGCGGGCGCCGCTGCGCCAGCAGCACCGCGCTTTTTAGCACCAGTGCAATGGGTTTTAACGCAGCATCGTTAGCGGTATCACGGGCTGCGGCCGCCAGGGCCCGGTCGATGGCGTGCAGCGCGGCCGGATAATTATGCACTTGCAGCTGCACCGCGGCCATCTGCAGGTTCCGGTAGCTATCGTCCGGGTTGCCTTGCCCCGCCAGGGACCCCGCCAGGGACTGCCGCAGATAATACAGCGCCTTGTCCAGGTTGCCCCACTCGGCATACATCTGGCCAGCCGTCGCGAACTCATTGAGGGAAGTGCCCCTACTAAAAGCTCGGTACCCTTCGGCCGCTTGCAGGTAATAGCCAATGGCCTGGTTGTAGTTGCCCAGCAAGTAGTAGTAGCCGGCCAGGCCATGGTAGCAGGCCGTCATGCTGACGGCATCGCCCCGCCGGCGGTAGGTGGCCAGCTGGCCTTCGTAATAGGCCCGCCTGGCTTGCGGCTGGCCCGCGGCGTTGAACAGGAAGCGGATGGAAATCAGCAGTATCGGCACCGGCCGGTGCAGGCGGTCAAACTCCGCGATGGCCGCTTTCAGGCTGTCGAGCGCGGGAATCAGGACCTTGCGTTGGAGGAGTTGGTTACCGTGCAGCAGCAGGCGGTAGGCTCGCTGCTCGGGGCGATGCAGGCGGCTGGTCAGGGCAACCAGCTCTTCGTAGTCTCGTTCCTGCATTGCGCCTTCGCTCGCAACCGGGGCTAAATTGGCCAGGTGCTGGAGGGTGCGCAGACGGGCCGTGTCGGCGCGCTGGGTGGCCAGCACCCGGCGCAGCGAGTCGGGGTTGGCCTCCCAGTAGCGGCGGCTGGACTGGGCGGCCAGCGGGCCGCTAAGGAGCAGGAGGAACACCAGCGGCAGCCAGCACCGGCGGGCCGGCGGGCGTGGGGGAAAAGAGGACACGGCTAAGCGGGTAAGGAAATGGTGAAGGTGGTGCCCTGGCCGGGCTGGCTCTCGACGGTGAGCGTGCCGCCGTGGCCTTGCACTACGATATCGTGGCTGAGCGAAAGCCCCAGGCCCGTGCCCTCGCCCGTGGGCTTGGTGGTGAAAAAAGGCTGGAAGATTTTCTGCTGCACCTCGGGCGGCATGCCCGTGCCATTGTCCGTCACCCGGATTTCGACGTGGCCGTTCGCGCGCGCGGTGCCCACGCCGACGGTAGGCGCGTAGCCCGCCTCGCCCGCCTGCTGGCGCTGGCGCACGGCGTAGAAGGCGTTGGTGAACAGGTTCAGCAGCACCCGGCCCAGGTCGCCACTCACGGCATCGACCAGGGGCAGGGCCGGCGCAAAGTCGGTTTCCAGCGTGGCGTTGAACGTCTTGTCTTTAGCCCGAAGCCCGTGGTAGGCCAGGCGCAGGTACTCGTCGGCGAGCTGGTTGACGTCGGTCGGCGCACGCTCGCCGGTGCTGGCCCGGCTGTGTTCGAGCATGCCCCGCACGATACCGGCCGCCCGCTGCCCGTGCTGGTTGATTTTGACCAGGTTCTGCTTGAGGTCGCCCAGCAGCTCGGCTTCCAGCTCCAGGT
This region includes:
- a CDS encoding ATP-binding protein, whose product is MSSFPPRPPARRCWLPLVFLLLLSGPLAAQSSRRYWEANPDSLRRVLATQRADTARLRTLQHLANLAPVASEGAMQERDYEELVALTSRLHRPEQRAYRLLLHGNQLLQRKVLIPALDSLKAAIAEFDRLHRPVPILLISIRFLFNAAGQPQARRAYYEGQLATYRRRGDAVSMTACYHGLAGYYYLLGNYNQAIGYYLQAAEGYRAFSRGTSLNEFATAGQMYAEWGNLDKALYYLRQSLAGSLAGQGNPDDSYRNLQMAAVQLQVHNYPAALHAIDRALAAAARDTANDAALKPIALVLKSAVLLAQRRPREAGPLLRTAQHLADSLQLPFSSGNGTLELEATWARYYEALGDSARAESYWLAASRTVRRVGFASERLAYLHELARFYQQHRRPAVAATYALAALGLADTLRAAEGALNVTRYETDQAQQTQQARIAGLRLAQVQDAARARRQRLLLGAALAVLALLAGLGFVLWRGNRRQQQANAQLEAQRDETAQALKNLQTTQAQLIQAEKMASLGELTAGIAHEIQNPLNFVNNFAEVSAELLTELKEAQAAGDFEEVMALADDLTQNLVKINQHGQRAAGIVRGMLEHSRASTGERAPTDVNQLADEYLRLAYHGLRAKDKTFNATLETDFAPALPLVDAVSGDLGRVLLNLFTNAFYAVRQRQQAGEAGYAPTVGVGTARANGHVEIRVTDNGTGMPPEVQQKIFQPFFTTKPTGEGTGLGLSLSHDIVVQGHGGSLTVESQPGQGTTFTISLPA